From a region of the candidate division WOR-3 bacterium genome:
- the yajC gene encoding preprotein translocase subunit YajC — protein MGFLLIGQSQGQSNPIMGLLPLILIFVVFYFLLILPQQRKQKQHRKLISELQKGDRVTTSSGIRGTIANVKDDTITLLIADGIKIELEKGHIVSKLNTSGS, from the coding sequence ATGGGTTTTTTGCTAATTGGTCAGAGTCAGGGGCAAAGTAATCCAATAATGGGACTGCTTCCTTTGATTCTTATATTTGTTGTTTTCTATTTTCTTTTAATCCTACCGCAACAGCGGAAACAAAAGCAGCATCGGAAATTGATTTCCGAGTTGCAGAAGGGCGATCGTGTTACAACGTCATCAGGCATACGCGGGACAATTGCAAATGTAAAGGATGATACTATTACTCTTCTGATCGCAGATGGTATAAAGATAGAATTAGAAAAGGGACACATCGTAAGCAAGCTGAATACAAGCGGTAGCTAG
- a CDS encoding penicillin-binding protein 2 has product MIRTKMLNSFLFFVSLIFFSYLFYIQCFRHQYYEKRARQQHEKKFVLLGARGNIYDRGGVPIATSEPCFSVFCTPRYACDAAKLVREVSKISGKSTTQLKRLVDAGDFFWVEMKVDIEQRDRYLAINDPSIGYTHDLNRRYNMPEIFSSMVGKCGLDNRGIEGMELQFDEILSGESGFAIYQKDPSGGIFPYHNYPEQEPQPGADIYLTVDLQLQAILYDKLKDCLDKEDAHLAAGLIIDPETGNILAMVNAGKNGDQRNHIICDEFEPGSTFKLMCLTFALMNGAHENDRIDTETGKIKIRGHTINDYRNYGVVTLKQAVAHSSNVAMVKLSRKFDRERFLLLVRDFGFGELTGIEFPGEVRGRLPDAAKMNDIDFATLVFGQGLTVNMLQLAMAYQVIANDGVLSKPNIVQAVRKGEKTIYEVDPLRIRRVIDASTARSVTDILCAVVEEGSGAAAAFNDMKIAGKTGTAQKVVNGSYSNSAVIATFVGFFPAEEPDYLIMLMIDEPKSGYWASTIVAPVFKEIAQSLYQMNSYHYAAK; this is encoded by the coding sequence ATGATACGCACGAAAATGCTTAATTCTTTTCTCTTTTTTGTATCCCTGATCTTTTTCTCTTACCTTTTCTACATTCAGTGCTTCAGGCATCAATACTACGAAAAGAGGGCCAGACAGCAGCACGAGAAGAAATTTGTGTTGCTCGGAGCGCGCGGTAATATCTATGATCGAGGCGGCGTCCCGATCGCGACCTCCGAACCTTGTTTTTCGGTTTTTTGCACACCTCGTTACGCTTGCGATGCGGCCAAGCTTGTGCGCGAAGTCTCTAAGATCTCCGGCAAATCAACGACCCAATTGAAAAGACTGGTAGATGCTGGCGATTTTTTCTGGGTCGAAATGAAGGTCGATATTGAACAGCGTGACCGTTATCTGGCGATCAACGATCCGAGTATTGGGTATACCCATGATTTGAACCGACGATACAACATGCCTGAAATCTTCTCGAGCATGGTCGGCAAATGTGGTTTGGATAACCGCGGCATTGAGGGTATGGAATTGCAGTTTGACGAAATCCTCAGCGGTGAATCGGGATTTGCGATCTATCAGAAGGATCCATCCGGTGGGATCTTCCCCTACCACAATTATCCTGAGCAGGAACCCCAGCCGGGTGCGGATATTTATCTTACTGTAGATCTTCAGCTTCAGGCGATCTTGTATGATAAGTTGAAGGATTGCCTCGATAAAGAAGACGCGCATTTAGCCGCGGGTTTGATTATCGACCCGGAGACCGGGAATATTCTGGCCATGGTAAATGCGGGGAAGAATGGTGATCAGAGAAACCACATAATCTGCGATGAATTCGAACCCGGATCTACATTCAAACTCATGTGCTTGACTTTCGCGTTGATGAATGGTGCGCACGAGAATGATAGGATCGATACCGAGACCGGGAAGATCAAGATAAGGGGGCACACGATCAATGATTACCGTAATTATGGGGTTGTCACACTGAAGCAGGCAGTGGCCCATTCAAGTAATGTAGCAATGGTCAAGTTATCGAGGAAATTTGACCGTGAAAGATTTCTGCTCCTCGTGAGGGATTTTGGGTTCGGCGAATTGACCGGTATTGAGTTTCCGGGGGAAGTACGAGGTCGGTTGCCCGACGCGGCCAAGATGAATGACATAGATTTTGCCACTCTGGTTTTTGGCCAGGGGCTCACCGTGAATATGTTGCAGCTTGCCATGGCCTATCAGGTCATTGCCAATGATGGTGTGCTGAGCAAACCGAACATCGTGCAGGCGGTGAGAAAAGGAGAGAAGACGATATATGAAGTCGATCCTCTCCGCATACGTCGTGTGATCGATGCGTCGACGGCGCGAAGCGTTACCGACATACTCTGTGCCGTCGTTGAAGAAGGAAGCGGTGCGGCAGCGGCTTTTAACGATATGAAAATTGCCGGGAAGACCGGAACCGCACAAAAGGTCGTTAATGGCTCGTACTCGAACAGCGCAGTGATCGCCACTTTTGTCGGTTTCTTCCCAGCCGAGGAACCTGATTATTTGATCATGCTGATGATCGATGAGCCCAAGAGCGGATATTGGGCAAGTACGATAGTGGCGCCAGTTTTCAAAGAAATCGCACAGAGCCTCTATCAAATGAACTCTTATCATTATGCGGCTAAGTAA
- a CDS encoding UDP-N-acetylmuramoyl-L-alanyl-D-glutamate--2,6-diaminopimelate ligase encodes MSDLPSQAYNMEDIEISSIEFDSRKVIPGSLYVAVKGARFDGHDFIGDVERAGAVAVITEHRVATHLPQLVLDNTRDIIGKLAVRFYGNFAQMAKIGVTGTNGKTTTTFLIHSILTQAGKKPGLIGTVYYLGASRSKATRTTPEILDILKLLKEYQSQGIDSLVMEVSSHALKLGRVEGIDFDAAVFTNLSQDHLDFHVTMDDYMRSKLRIFSLLKLNGCAIYNNDEDIRDAVTSMSLPCVLSFGQTEGSDIRGRLIEQSIDGLRIEISYKAKSYEVKSPLIGRFNFHNILGAFAAGVALDVSADRIVEGIEKLRFVPGRMERIVDNVFVDYAHTPAAIENILKSAREYARGKLIVVFGCGGDRDRDKRAKMGALATRFADLAVITTDNPRHETPSDIINDILQGVAGDNYKMIEDRTAAIEYAMAMKQGDDMVIVAGKGHEEYQIFDDESIDFSDAEVIKRCFENSC; translated from the coding sequence ATGTCGGATTTGCCTTCGCAGGCCTACAACATGGAAGATATTGAGATAAGCTCGATTGAATTCGACTCAAGAAAGGTGATACCAGGAAGCCTGTATGTCGCCGTGAAGGGCGCCCGTTTTGATGGTCATGATTTCATAGGAGACGTGGAAAGAGCGGGAGCGGTTGCGGTTATTACGGAGCATAGGGTCGCCACACATCTTCCGCAGCTCGTCCTGGATAATACGCGGGACATAATAGGCAAATTGGCCGTACGTTTCTACGGTAATTTTGCTCAAATGGCAAAGATCGGGGTGACCGGTACCAACGGCAAAACGACCACAACCTTCCTGATTCATTCCATTCTCACACAAGCAGGGAAAAAGCCAGGTCTTATCGGCACGGTATACTATCTTGGGGCCTCAAGGAGCAAGGCGACCCGCACGACGCCAGAGATTCTGGATATCCTGAAATTGCTCAAAGAGTATCAAAGCCAGGGGATAGATTCCCTGGTGATGGAAGTCTCTTCTCATGCTCTTAAATTAGGGCGTGTTGAGGGCATCGACTTCGACGCCGCAGTCTTCACTAACCTGTCTCAGGATCATCTTGATTTTCATGTAACGATGGATGATTACATGCGGTCGAAACTGCGAATATTTTCACTTCTCAAACTAAATGGCTGTGCTATCTACAATAATGACGAAGATATTCGTGATGCAGTGACATCAATGTCGCTGCCGTGCGTACTTTCATTTGGCCAGACCGAGGGCAGCGACATTAGAGGTAGATTGATCGAACAGTCGATCGATGGTCTTAGAATCGAGATATCGTACAAAGCCAAGAGTTACGAGGTAAAGTCACCGTTGATCGGAAGATTCAATTTCCATAACATCCTCGGGGCTTTTGCTGCAGGTGTGGCTCTGGATGTATCAGCCGATCGCATAGTTGAAGGAATTGAGAAACTGCGATTTGTACCGGGCCGCATGGAGCGCATTGTTGACAATGTCTTCGTTGATTACGCGCATACACCTGCCGCGATCGAAAACATACTGAAATCCGCCAGGGAATACGCAAGGGGCAAGTTGATTGTCGTTTTCGGGTGTGGTGGCGATCGCGACCGTGACAAACGTGCGAAGATGGGTGCACTTGCAACGAGGTTTGCCGACCTCGCGGTCATTACCACAGATAATCCCCGGCACGAAACACCCTCAGACATCATCAACGATATTCTGCAGGGTGTTGCCGGTGATAACTACAAGATGATTGAAGACAGGACGGCGGCCATCGAATATGCAATGGCAATGAAACAGGGAGATGATATGGTTATCGTTGCCGGGAAGGGCCACGAAGAGTACCAGATATTCGATGATGAGAGCATCGATTTTAGTGATGCCGAGGTTATAAAGAGATGTTTCGAGAATTCATGCTAG
- the def gene encoding peptide deformylase: MPYSVLKYPTPGLRKKTSPVEKIGEDVFKLVEGMVETMLAEDGVGLAANQIGAEYRIFVMNTTPSDENPQPIVFINPIVLHKEGEIVDEEGCLSFPDLYLKIARPERVRVYAKDLYNEDFVLELSGLLARAVMHEVDHLDGILIIDHAAGAEKEKVEKYLEDSSKGVKVSGGL; this comes from the coding sequence GTGCCATATTCAGTTTTGAAATATCCCACTCCAGGGTTGAGAAAGAAAACGTCTCCGGTGGAGAAGATTGGAGAGGACGTTTTCAAATTGGTCGAGGGAATGGTAGAAACGATGCTCGCTGAAGATGGTGTTGGGCTTGCGGCAAATCAGATTGGTGCTGAGTATCGCATTTTTGTCATGAACACAACACCCAGTGACGAAAATCCACAACCTATCGTTTTCATTAATCCAATTGTGTTGCACAAAGAGGGAGAAATAGTCGATGAAGAGGGCTGTTTGAGTTTTCCCGATTTGTACCTGAAGATAGCACGTCCAGAAAGAGTTCGGGTATATGCCAAAGACCTCTACAATGAGGATTTTGTGCTTGAGCTGAGTGGACTGCTGGCGCGTGCGGTCATGCATGAGGTAGACCATCTGGATGGAATTCTCATAATCGATCATGCCGCTGGGGCTGAAAAAGAGAAGGTCGAAAAATACCTCGAGGATAGCAGCAAGGGTGTGAAGGTAAGCGGCGGATTATGA
- the fmt gene encoding methionyl-tRNA formyltransferase — protein sequence MKVIFFGSTDFSMPIVQKVHDEYTVSAIVISKPKPKGRGLKNTLPQIARWAESVGLKVYMPEDPNNDAFVNELKALAPDLYVLSAYGYILSKKVLDVTRIGGINIHPSLLPKYRGAAPIQRAIMAGEEKTGVTIFFMDEKVDHGEVLAQRWIPIEKDDTCGSLSERLARLGADMIVEIIRTVEVGNYHPVKQEGAVTYAPKLKKEEMKINWQQDAMTVYNHIRALSPLPGARTHFRNKELIITLAQLGDKSLTPGKLLVDSRKLYVGTGNGSLVLLELKPEGRKIISALDFVNGYRIQKGEVVG from the coding sequence ATGAAAGTGATCTTTTTTGGTTCCACTGATTTCTCAATGCCGATTGTGCAAAAAGTACATGATGAGTACACGGTTTCAGCAATTGTGATCTCGAAACCAAAGCCAAAAGGTAGGGGATTGAAAAACACGCTGCCGCAGATCGCAAGGTGGGCAGAAAGCGTCGGATTGAAGGTGTACATGCCGGAAGACCCAAACAACGATGCCTTCGTCAACGAATTGAAAGCGTTAGCGCCGGATCTGTACGTGCTTTCGGCCTACGGGTATATACTGAGTAAGAAGGTTCTCGATGTTACTCGTATCGGCGGAATTAATATACATCCTTCGTTGCTGCCCAAGTATCGTGGAGCTGCGCCTATTCAGAGAGCCATCATGGCGGGCGAGGAGAAGACGGGGGTCACGATTTTTTTTATGGACGAAAAGGTAGATCATGGAGAAGTTCTCGCGCAGCGTTGGATTCCGATAGAAAAAGATGATACATGCGGGTCGTTATCCGAAAGGCTGGCTCGGCTGGGTGCTGACATGATTGTTGAAATCATCCGTACCGTGGAAGTGGGAAACTACCATCCAGTCAAGCAGGAGGGGGCGGTAACATATGCCCCCAAGTTGAAGAAAGAGGAGATGAAGATCAACTGGCAACAGGACGCAATGACAGTATACAACCATATCCGGGCGCTGTCTCCGTTGCCAGGGGCAAGGACTCATTTCCGCAACAAAGAATTGATAATAACACTGGCGCAGCTCGGAGATAAGAGCCTGACGCCTGGTAAACTTTTGGTAGACAGTAGGAAGTTATATGTTGGTACGGGCAATGGATCGCTCGTGTTACTTGAATTAAAACCCGAAGGTAGGAAGATCATATCGGCACTTGATTTTGTGAACGGGTACCGCATACAAAAAGGAGAGGTTGTAGGATGA
- the mraZ gene encoding division/cell wall cluster transcriptional repressor MraZ, with protein sequence MKWGEMGNIRFRGFFTHTLDDRKRLAIPSQFRNVLKHESEGRVILTPGYDREIAVYPLKIWEEIENKELLSLSMDYLKSRRYRRHFTFGVKEDRLDAQGRILMPDFLLDHARITKEVIIVGEINYIELWSPETYEAFGKEVEKFYSEDAEGIEELRRRKHENTSS encoded by the coding sequence GTGAAATGGGGAGAAATGGGGAATATTAGATTTCGCGGATTCTTCACTCACACACTAGATGACCGAAAACGGCTGGCGATTCCGAGCCAGTTCCGTAACGTACTCAAACACGAGTCCGAGGGCCGGGTGATCCTGACCCCAGGTTATGACCGCGAGATAGCCGTGTATCCGCTAAAGATCTGGGAGGAAATCGAAAACAAGGAACTACTTTCCCTCTCGATGGACTATCTCAAGTCCCGCCGTTATCGGCGGCATTTTACCTTTGGCGTTAAAGAGGATAGGTTGGATGCTCAGGGGAGAATATTGATGCCGGATTTCTTGCTTGATCATGCTCGAATTACCAAAGAAGTCATAATCGTTGGCGAGATAAACTACATTGAGTTATGGTCTCCTGAGACTTATGAAGCATTCGGTAAAGAGGTCGAAAAATTCTATTCAGAGGATGCCGAGGGCATCGAGGAATTGAGAAGGAGGAAGCATGAAAATACAAGCAGTTGA
- a CDS encoding STAS domain-containing protein — protein MKIQAVEAIKDKKVSFFLPSGEIDEQGFEKIELSLKQMIEEGDVNIIIDLSRVSHINYKVVGWLIDYQQKFKKFGGDIKLVNVSPYLFDILRLYGFYPFEIYPSRRAALKSFA, from the coding sequence ATGAAAATACAAGCAGTTGAGGCAATCAAAGACAAGAAAGTATCTTTTTTTCTACCGAGCGGTGAAATCGATGAGCAGGGTTTTGAAAAGATCGAGCTTTCGTTGAAGCAAATGATTGAAGAGGGTGATGTAAACATAATAATCGACCTGTCGAGAGTCAGCCACATAAATTATAAAGTTGTGGGTTGGCTCATCGATTACCAGCAGAAATTCAAGAAGTTTGGAGGCGATATCAAACTCGTCAATGTGTCACCCTATCTCTTCGATATCCTGAGATTATACGGTTTCTACCCGTTCGAAATCTATCCTTCACGCAGGGCCGCGTTGAAGAGCTTTGCCTGA
- the rsmH gene encoding 16S rRNA (cytosine(1402)-N(4))-methyltransferase RsmH codes for MDLKEGGTYLDCTVGGAGHLMAMLSRTKDTRFIGIDCDPDALEYGRRITAAFSKRCFFSEDNFINLDLILDKFHVGSVDGVLFDLGVSYHQLITPSRGFSYEREGRLLMRMSPRTTPLSDRLKCGRKSEIIQVLKEFGDVRNYRKLGQRIYDARNYLESTLELRKLVEDSVPRRFLKKNLQKVFQALRIWTNDELSNLSQALPAAFRRLGTEGRMVVISYHSGEDRIVKHFFRNLKAGTKARLLNKKAIKPTDEEVSENPRARSARLRAIEKCASS; via the coding sequence TTGGATCTAAAGGAAGGAGGTACCTATCTTGACTGCACGGTCGGGGGGGCTGGTCATCTTATGGCAATGTTGAGCCGGACCAAGGATACAAGGTTTATCGGCATCGACTGTGATCCTGATGCTCTCGAGTACGGCAGGCGAATAACAGCGGCGTTCAGCAAACGTTGTTTTTTCTCGGAGGATAACTTTATTAATCTAGATTTAATCCTTGACAAATTTCATGTCGGGAGCGTCGACGGCGTGCTTTTTGATCTTGGCGTTTCATACCATCAGTTGATCACTCCTTCCCGCGGGTTCAGCTACGAGCGTGAGGGCCGTTTATTGATGAGGATGTCGCCCAGGACCACGCCGTTGAGCGATAGACTGAAATGCGGTCGGAAGAGTGAAATCATTCAGGTCCTGAAAGAATTTGGTGATGTTCGCAATTACCGCAAGCTGGGTCAAAGAATATACGATGCACGGAATTACTTGGAGTCGACTCTGGAACTGAGAAAATTGGTGGAAGATTCTGTGCCGCGTCGATTTCTCAAGAAGAATCTACAAAAGGTGTTTCAAGCCCTGAGGATCTGGACCAATGACGAATTGTCCAATCTCTCGCAGGCATTGCCCGCAGCGTTCAGGAGGCTGGGTACAGAGGGGCGGATGGTGGTGATATCATATCATTCGGGTGAGGATAGGATCGTGAAACATTTCTTCCGGAATTTGAAGGCGGGGACAAAAGCCCGGTTACTGAACAAGAAAGCCATAAAGCCGACTGATGAAGAAGTCAGCGAGAACCCTAGGGCCAGGAGCGCAAGGTTGAGGGCCATCGAAAAATGCGCATCCTCATAA
- the rsmB gene encoding 16S rRNA (cytosine(967)-C(5))-methyltransferase RsmB, protein MTAREAALSALCEVEEGKNVKDALAAIFEKNELKDEDRQLANELAFGTLRHREEIDQIVRETLTGDFFSLDSTLKNVLRIAVYQYLFFDRIPIYAIVNEAVNFGRTIKEKGLINAVLRGVIRNKRVQVLREPRAWVFRKIMDAYQVEGEKIIDCFKIRPTPYIRINLLKNSVEEAKERLRLSGLEYRSANWFSEFKSVDHLSLIINSPLMKQGYISIHDEAQGLVCHLVDPKPGEKVVDLCSAPGSKATYMAELMNNDGMIVAVEISNERLKLVVENAARLGISIIKPVIADGRYYKLEDVDKVLVDAPCTNAGVIAKRPEVKDRVNKKVVMRLAKLQYDLLMNAATFLKKGGSLIYSTCSILPDENEDVIALFLKDNPNFEIEPAKKFTPQGDEFLKVLPCDYNTDGIFAARLKKTG, encoded by the coding sequence ATGACTGCACGTGAAGCAGCGCTAAGTGCGCTTTGTGAAGTTGAAGAGGGGAAGAATGTAAAGGATGCCCTGGCGGCGATATTTGAAAAGAACGAGCTCAAAGATGAGGATCGGCAGCTGGCCAACGAACTGGCATTTGGTACGCTTCGACACCGTGAGGAGATAGATCAGATAGTAAGGGAGACCCTTACCGGAGATTTCTTCTCACTGGATTCGACGTTGAAGAATGTTCTGAGAATCGCTGTTTATCAGTACTTGTTTTTTGATAGAATCCCGATATACGCGATAGTCAATGAAGCGGTTAATTTCGGGCGAACCATAAAGGAAAAAGGTTTGATCAATGCAGTGCTGCGGGGGGTCATCAGGAATAAACGAGTACAGGTATTGCGCGAACCGCGCGCATGGGTCTTCAGAAAAATTATGGATGCTTATCAGGTGGAGGGCGAGAAGATTATCGACTGTTTCAAGATACGTCCCACGCCTTACATCCGGATCAATTTGCTGAAGAATAGCGTCGAGGAAGCGAAGGAGAGATTGAGGTTGAGTGGGTTGGAATACAGGTCTGCAAATTGGTTTTCAGAATTTAAATCAGTTGATCATCTAAGTTTAATAATCAATAGCCCGTTGATGAAACAGGGATATATTTCTATCCACGACGAGGCTCAGGGTTTAGTTTGCCACCTCGTTGATCCAAAGCCAGGAGAAAAGGTTGTCGATCTCTGCTCGGCACCAGGCAGCAAGGCGACCTATATGGCTGAGTTGATGAACAATGATGGCATGATAGTTGCGGTGGAAATAAGCAATGAGCGGTTGAAATTGGTGGTCGAGAATGCTGCTCGATTGGGTATAAGCATAATAAAGCCTGTTATTGCTGACGGTCGTTACTACAAATTAGAGGATGTTGACAAGGTGTTGGTCGATGCACCTTGCACGAACGCGGGTGTCATAGCCAAGAGGCCTGAGGTGAAGGATCGGGTGAACAAGAAGGTAGTAATGAGGTTGGCCAAACTGCAATATGATCTACTGATGAATGCTGCTACTTTTTTGAAGAAGGGCGGTTCACTGATATATTCCACATGTAGCATACTGCCAGATGAAAACGAGGATGTCATCGCGCTTTTTCTAAAGGATAATCCAAACTTCGAGATTGAGCCGGCCAAGAAATTCACGCCTCAGGGTGACGAGTTTCTCAAAGTACTTCCTTGTGACTACAACACAGATGGTATCTTCGCCGCGAGATTGAAGAAAACTGGTTGA
- the murF gene encoding UDP-N-acetylmuramoyl-tripeptide--D-alanyl-D-alanine ligase, translating to MLAEIARVMGGKACSVRTDLARGVTIDSRETRPGHLFFALKGQHTDGHNFVNDALARGAIAAVVERTQSKANEIQVSDALYALGEFARHYRQYYRAKAIGITGTNGKTTVKKIVAAILGSGSNVLCTKRNYNSLIGMPLTIFNLCGDEDYMVLEMGTSAPGEIKRLCDIAKPDVGVITNIGPGHLEGLESLDGVRKEKSSLIEALPPDGLALVGEGFGEMPGRTVNRFSMDMLESVKLTEHGSYFSLGWKEYFTRLLGAGNVYNCLAAVCLTTMLGVDYATQKTALAGIKPEPGRLEPIRISRLLILNDTYNANPTSMKAAIDFIGQLGRPTIAVLGDMLELGKRSSQLHEEIGLYARSSVDLLMTYGRQSEYYGGGHYTEENELLRSLHENITGDEVILFKASRALRFERFVYGLSRLLR from the coding sequence ATGCTAGCGGAGATAGCCAGGGTAATGGGTGGCAAGGCGTGTTCAGTCCGTACTGATTTAGCACGTGGGGTCACGATCGATTCACGTGAAACCAGGCCCGGCCATCTCTTCTTCGCGCTCAAAGGGCAACACACAGACGGACATAATTTTGTGAATGACGCTTTGGCACGCGGGGCGATCGCCGCTGTTGTTGAACGCACGCAATCGAAGGCGAACGAGATACAGGTGTCTGATGCGCTCTATGCCCTGGGTGAATTTGCGCGGCACTACCGTCAGTACTACAGAGCCAAGGCAATTGGCATAACCGGAACCAATGGTAAGACTACCGTAAAGAAGATTGTTGCTGCGATACTCGGTTCAGGGTCGAATGTTTTGTGCACGAAGAGAAACTACAATTCCCTCATCGGCATGCCACTCACCATCTTCAACCTTTGCGGTGATGAAGATTACATGGTGCTTGAAATGGGGACGAGCGCGCCCGGAGAGATCAAAAGATTGTGCGATATCGCCAAACCTGATGTGGGAGTCATAACAAATATCGGGCCGGGCCATCTTGAGGGATTGGAGTCACTCGATGGCGTGAGAAAAGAGAAATCTTCATTGATCGAGGCGCTACCACCCGACGGGCTGGCCTTAGTGGGTGAGGGGTTTGGCGAGATGCCCGGAAGAACTGTGAACCGATTCTCAATGGACATGTTGGAGAGCGTGAAGCTCACCGAACACGGCTCTTACTTCTCCCTTGGATGGAAGGAATATTTCACTCGGCTGCTTGGAGCTGGCAACGTTTACAACTGCCTGGCGGCAGTTTGTTTGACGACGATGCTGGGTGTTGATTATGCGACACAAAAAACGGCGCTGGCAGGAATTAAGCCAGAACCCGGACGGCTGGAACCAATTAGGATCAGCAGGTTGTTGATATTGAACGATACATACAATGCAAATCCGACATCGATGAAAGCGGCGATCGATTTCATCGGGCAATTGGGGCGTCCTACGATCGCTGTTCTCGGTGATATGCTTGAATTGGGGAAGAGAAGCAGTCAATTACACGAAGAAATCGGTTTGTATGCCAGAAGTTCCGTAGATCTATTGATGACCTATGGACGGCAGTCAGAGTACTACGGAGGCGGACATTATACCGAAGAGAATGAGCTGCTCAGAAGTCTCCACGAGAATATAACCGGTGATGAGGTGATATTGTTCAAGGCATCCCGTGCCCTCCGTTTTGAGCGGTTCGTCTATGGACTATCGAGGTTACTGAGATGA
- the mraY gene encoding phospho-N-acetylmuramoyl-pentapeptide-transferase → MLLWLLYPLRDFFGPLRLFGYITFRSAYAAVFAILIVLVFGRKFIASMKTQSATQRVRSEVPDSHRSKEGTPSMGGLLILLSILISSFLFCDLTNPNILILFSATIYFGFLGLWDDYVKIYKKRPRGLSIKTKLIVQVVYGIALGLFLYFFGPEGYMDKTNLLFVKNYVISFGLFYPAFVALVLVGSSNGVNLTDGLDGLAIGLIGIAALAYAALAYAAGHAVISDYLNIIFLKQGGEITVYCATILGASLGFLWFNTYPAQVFMGDTGALSLGAIIGTAAILIKQEILLVMVGGVFVIEVLTVLAQVVYFRRTGGKRLFMMAPLHHHFELKGMVEPKIVIRFWIIGIICLMFALSTLKIR, encoded by the coding sequence ATGCTTTTATGGCTACTGTATCCACTGCGTGACTTTTTTGGACCTTTGAGGCTTTTTGGCTACATAACATTCCGTAGCGCGTATGCGGCGGTCTTCGCGATTCTGATTGTACTCGTCTTTGGGCGAAAATTCATAGCCTCGATGAAGACCCAGTCTGCCACACAAAGGGTAAGATCGGAGGTACCTGATAGCCATCGTTCAAAAGAAGGCACGCCCTCAATGGGTGGTCTACTGATACTATTGTCAATTCTCATTTCATCTTTTCTCTTCTGCGATTTGACAAATCCGAATATATTGATTTTATTCAGCGCAACGATTTACTTTGGATTCCTTGGGTTATGGGATGATTATGTGAAGATATACAAAAAGCGGCCACGCGGTCTCTCGATCAAGACGAAACTAATTGTCCAGGTTGTCTATGGAATAGCACTCGGTCTGTTCCTGTACTTCTTCGGTCCCGAAGGCTACATGGACAAAACCAATCTCCTGTTTGTGAAGAATTATGTCATAAGTTTCGGGTTGTTCTATCCGGCGTTCGTTGCCCTGGTTCTTGTCGGCTCCTCCAACGGTGTCAACCTTACCGACGGCCTGGATGGTCTGGCTATCGGATTGATCGGTATTGCCGCCCTGGCATATGCTGCCCTGGCGTATGCAGCGGGCCATGCGGTGATCAGCGACTATCTTAATATCATCTTCTTGAAGCAAGGCGGTGAGATCACCGTATATTGCGCGACGATCCTGGGTGCGAGCCTCGGATTCCTGTGGTTCAATACATACCCGGCTCAGGTGTTTATGGGTGATACGGGTGCTCTAAGCCTCGGTGCAATAATCGGTACGGCGGCAATTCTCATCAAACAGGAGATTCTGCTGGTGATGGTGGGTGGTGTTTTTGTGATTGAGGTTTTGACGGTGCTGGCGCAGGTAGTATATTTCCGGCGCACCGGTGGAAAGCGTCTTTTCATGATGGCGCCGCTCCATCACCATTTCGAGCTGAAGGGAATGGTCGAACCCAAGATCGTAATTCGCTTCTGGATAATTGGAATTATCTGTTTGATGTTTGCACTTTCGACATTGAAGATCAGGTAA